A window from Listeria seeligeri serovar 1/2b str. SLCC3954 encodes these proteins:
- a CDS encoding aspartate-semialdehyde dehydrogenase: protein MTKSYHVAVVGATGAVGTQMIELLEEAATFKIKQVSFLSSARSAGKKITFRGEEVTIQEAKPESFEGVDIALFSAGGSVSIALAKEAVKHGAIVIDNTSAYRMDPTVPLVVPEVNEQALFSHKGIIANPNCSTIQMVAALEPIREAYGLNRIIVSTYQAVSGSGVSAIKELQEGSRAVLDNKAFTPEIMPVKGDKKHYPIAFNALPQIDVFTENDYTYEEMKMINETKKIMEDNSIKVSATCVRIPVVSGHSESVYIEIDKEGVSAKDIQNTLKTAPGVVLEDDPANQVYPQAIHTAGKKEVFVGRIRADLDDTKGFHMWIVSDNLLKGAAWNSIQIAESLVKLAII from the coding sequence ATGACAAAAAGCTATCATGTCGCAGTTGTAGGTGCTACTGGTGCAGTTGGTACCCAAATGATTGAATTACTAGAAGAGGCGGCGACTTTTAAGATAAAGCAAGTTTCATTCTTGTCTTCGGCTCGCTCTGCTGGAAAAAAAATAACTTTTCGTGGTGAGGAAGTAACCATTCAAGAAGCTAAACCTGAAAGTTTTGAAGGTGTAGATATTGCTTTATTTAGTGCTGGTGGTTCCGTTTCTATAGCATTGGCTAAAGAAGCTGTAAAACACGGAGCAATCGTCATTGATAACACAAGTGCTTATCGGATGGATCCAACTGTTCCATTGGTTGTTCCTGAAGTGAATGAACAAGCACTCTTCTCACATAAAGGTATTATAGCTAATCCGAACTGCTCGACAATTCAAATGGTTGCAGCACTCGAACCGATTCGAGAAGCATATGGATTAAATCGTATTATTGTTTCAACTTATCAAGCTGTTTCAGGCTCTGGAGTAAGTGCCATTAAAGAATTACAAGAAGGCAGTAGAGCAGTGCTTGACAATAAAGCTTTCACTCCAGAAATCATGCCAGTAAAAGGTGACAAAAAACACTATCCGATTGCATTTAATGCTTTACCACAAATTGATGTTTTCACAGAAAATGATTATACATACGAAGAAATGAAAATGATCAATGAAACTAAGAAAATCATGGAAGATAATAGTATTAAAGTATCTGCTACGTGTGTTCGTATTCCTGTAGTAAGTGGTCACTCTGAAAGCGTCTATATCGAAATAGACAAAGAAGGAGTAAGTGCCAAAGACATTCAAAATACTTTGAAAACAGCTCCGGGAGTTGTTTTGGAAGACGATCCAGCTAACCAAGTTTATCCACAAGCTATTCATACTGCCGGTAAAAAAGAAGTATTTGTTGGTCGTATTCGTGCTGATTTAGATGATACTAAAGGTTTCCATATGTGGATTGTTTCTGATAATCTACTAAAAGGCGCTGCTTGGAATTCTATTCAAATCGCTGAAAGCTTAGTAAAATTAGCGATTATTTAA